A stretch of Sulfurimonas autotrophica DSM 16294 DNA encodes these proteins:
- a CDS encoding DNA recombination protein RmuC produces the protein MNENIYFAVIAFLVLSFLIVLFFYFKEKNMNQRLHVKAEELQNSYFTISNSYEQLKEDYNALEIEYAVLSARYTDEMKASSEKLEVLKNAKDELSQEFKLLANKIFEDKSKQFTSSNKEQLELLLKPFREQITNFSKEARSQFEVELKERHLLKDELGRLKLMNETLAQEALNLTNALKGENKTQGNWGELVLENILEQSGLREGVEYELQATLKSNEGKAYRPDVIIHMPQNRDIIVDSKVSLTAYERFVNVEEPEQKAKALKEHIASISSHIKELSAKNYEKLEGVNTLDFVLLFMPIEGAFLLALEQDGEFFKRAYENNILVVSPSTLLVTLRTIEHIWRTQRQEEHAKKIAAEAEAMYDKLVLFVDEMKHIGTHLQKTQDSYDKAMNRLSTGRGNVIKRAQNMKALGLKPKKELPLQSENDMEEV, from the coding sequence ATGAATGAAAATATATATTTTGCAGTAATTGCTTTTTTAGTTTTGTCTTTTTTGATTGTTTTGTTTTTTTATTTCAAAGAAAAAAACATGAATCAAAGATTACATGTAAAGGCAGAAGAGTTACAAAATTCTTATTTTACGATTAGTAATTCATATGAGCAGTTAAAAGAAGATTATAATGCCTTAGAAATTGAATATGCAGTATTAAGTGCTAGATATACAGATGAAATGAAAGCATCAAGTGAGAAATTAGAAGTACTCAAAAATGCAAAAGACGAGCTTTCTCAGGAGTTTAAACTTTTGGCAAACAAAATTTTTGAAGACAAATCAAAACAGTTCACATCATCCAATAAAGAGCAGTTAGAACTGCTTTTAAAACCGTTTCGAGAACAGATAACAAATTTTTCCAAAGAGGCTCGCTCACAATTTGAAGTAGAGTTAAAAGAGAGACATCTGCTAAAAGATGAACTCGGGCGTTTGAAACTTATGAATGAGACTCTTGCGCAAGAAGCACTGAATCTGACTAATGCGCTCAAAGGTGAGAATAAAACGCAAGGCAACTGGGGAGAATTGGTTTTAGAAAACATTTTGGAGCAGTCCGGGCTTCGCGAAGGTGTTGAGTATGAACTCCAGGCAACATTAAAATCAAACGAAGGGAAAGCTTACAGGCCCGATGTCATAATTCATATGCCGCAAAACAGAGATATTATAGTGGATTCTAAAGTATCTTTAACAGCGTACGAAAGATTTGTCAATGTCGAAGAGCCGGAGCAAAAGGCAAAAGCATTAAAAGAGCATATAGCAAGTATATCTTCTCATATCAAAGAGCTGAGTGCAAAAAATTATGAAAAGCTTGAAGGCGTAAACACACTTGATTTTGTCTTGCTTTTTATGCCGATTGAGGGGGCTTTTTTGCTTGCCCTGGAGCAAGATGGAGAGTTTTTTAAACGTGCTTATGAGAACAATATTTTAGTCGTATCACCCTCGACTCTGCTTGTAACACTTAGAACTATTGAGCATATCTGGCGAACACAAAGACAAGAAGAACATGCAAAAAAAATAGCTGCCGAAGCCGAGGCTATGTATGACAAACTTGTACTTTTTGTTGATGAGATGAAGCATATAGGAACGCATTTGCAAAAAACACAAGACTCTTATGATAAAGCCATGAACAGGCTTAGCACTGGACGCGGTAATGTTATAAAAAGAGCGCAAAATATGAAAGCGCTTGGGTTAAAACCTAAAAAAGAGCTGCCGCTGCAGAGTGAAAATGATATGGAAGAAGTATGA
- a CDS encoding 4Fe-4S dicluster domain-containing protein, which translates to MAVLITDTCINCGACIDECPVEAIVDEDDNPTGEEIYYVYGDKCVECVGHHDEPACATACPTEGCITWDAVGESPEHREDVSAEQRSNHEPVVE; encoded by the coding sequence ATGGCAGTATTAATAACAGATACATGTATTAATTGTGGTGCTTGTATAGATGAGTGTCCGGTAGAAGCAATCGTAGATGAAGATGATAATCCAACAGGTGAAGAAATTTACTATGTGTATGGTGATAAATGTGTAGAATGTGTTGGTCACCATGATGAACCTGCATGTGCTACAGCATGTCCTACTGAAGGATGTATCACATGGGATGCTGTTGGTGAGAGTCCAGAACATCGTGAAGATGTTAGTGCTGAACAACGTTCAAACCACGAACCAGTAGTAGAATAG
- the ndk gene encoding nucleoside-diphosphate kinase, producing MERTLSIIKPDAVAKGVIGKILDRFESNGLKIAATKKLQLSRGDAEAFYAIHAERPFFNDLVDFMISGPVVVSVLEGENAMQKNRDLMGATNPKEAEAGTIRADFAENIDANAVHGSDSVENAANEIAFFFAEREIS from the coding sequence ATGGAACGTACACTATCAATAATCAAGCCAGATGCAGTTGCAAAAGGTGTTATAGGCAAAATTTTAGATCGTTTTGAAAGCAATGGTCTTAAAATTGCAGCAACAAAAAAACTACAACTTTCTCGTGGTGATGCGGAAGCATTTTATGCTATTCACGCTGAGAGACCTTTTTTCAACGACTTAGTTGATTTCATGATCAGTGGGCCAGTTGTTGTTTCAGTTTTAGAAGGTGAAAATGCTATGCAGAAAAACCGTGATTTAATGGGTGCAACAAACCCTAAAGAGGCTGAAGCAGGTACTATCCGTGCAGATTTTGCTGAAAATATCGATGCTAATGCAGTTCACGGCAGTGACTCAGTTGAAAATGCAGCTAATGAAATTGCATTCTTTTTTGCTGAGAGAGAAATTTCGTAA
- the rpmF gene encoding 50S ribosomal protein L32 — MAVPKRRVSHSRSAKRRTHYKISLARPVKDKDGTYRLPHHINPTTGEYK; from the coding sequence ATGGCAGTACCTAAGAGAAGAGTCTCTCATTCACGTTCAGCGAAGAGAAGAACTCATTATAAAATTTCTTTAGCTCGTCCGGTTAAAGATAAAGACGGAACTTACAGATTACCACACCACATTAATCCAACTACTGGTGAGTACAAGTAG
- a CDS encoding cation diffusion facilitator family transporter — protein sequence MSEHHHHHDVSGKNLFITIVLNIIITLSQIVGGIFSGSLALLSDAMHNFSDVLALLIAYVANRLAAKENTKAKTFGYKRAEIIAALFNASVLIGIAIFLIIEAFHKFYHPEVINSIWVIGLGLLSIVLNAASVLLIKDDAHSNMNIKAAYLHLLTDVMTSVAVVLGGVLMYFYQIFWIDPLISFLIALYLIWASFDLVKESSAILMQFTPKGIDIDEIVKFIMQEKEIANVHHLHIWKLDDHRIHLEAHLDFNEDVTLSESNKVIDTLEKILHDTFGIEHTTFQCEYNREDDKSLIV from the coding sequence ATGTCAGAACATCACCATCATCATGATGTAAGCGGAAAAAATCTCTTCATTACAATAGTATTAAATATTATCATAACACTCTCACAAATCGTGGGAGGAATTTTCTCGGGCTCACTTGCTCTTTTGAGTGATGCTATGCATAATTTCAGTGATGTTTTAGCACTACTTATAGCGTATGTTGCAAACAGGCTTGCAGCAAAAGAAAATACAAAAGCCAAAACATTCGGCTATAAAAGAGCCGAAATTATTGCTGCCTTATTTAATGCATCGGTATTAATAGGAATAGCAATATTTTTAATTATAGAGGCCTTTCATAAGTTTTATCATCCTGAAGTGATAAATTCTATTTGGGTTATTGGCCTTGGTCTGCTCAGTATTGTGCTTAATGCTGCAAGTGTATTGCTTATAAAAGATGACGCTCATAGCAATATGAATATAAAAGCAGCTTATCTACATCTTTTAACTGATGTTATGACAAGTGTTGCAGTTGTACTTGGCGGTGTGTTGATGTATTTTTATCAAATATTTTGGATTGATCCGCTCATTTCATTTTTAATTGCTTTATATCTTATTTGGGCATCGTTTGATTTGGTAAAAGAATCAAGCGCAATTTTGATGCAGTTCACACCTAAAGGCATTGATATTGATGAAATTGTAAAGTTTATAATGCAAGAAAAAGAGATTGCGAATGTGCATCACTTACATATATGGAAACTTGATGATCACCGTATACATTTAGAAGCACACTTGGATTTTAACGAAGATGTGACATTGTCTGAATCAAATAAGGTAATTGACACGTTGGAAAAAATACTTCATGATACTTTTGGTATAGAACATACAACTTTTCAGTGTGAATACAATAGAGAAGATGATAAAAGTCTAATAGTGTGA
- a CDS encoding beta-ketoacyl-ACP synthase III produces MAYAAFRSIGAYVPQKILTNEELSHMVDTSDEWITKRTGIKERHIASKDEFTSDLGAKAAQKALDRSGIDKSEIDMVITATISPDYFCMPSTATVISTKLGIKNATAFDISAACTGFIYILAIAKSFIESGMKKNILIIGAEKLSAITDYSDRGTCILFGDGAGAAVISATDNKSEAIIDVHTGADGEYADLLMTPNGGSGSAHDALDAEAGTCFMQMKGNETFKVAVRTLTKDVKEILEDNNIKSEDIKHFIPHQANLRIIKAVGDALKMRDDQVVITVEKYGNTSGASIPMAINDLYEAGELEKGELMLLDAFGGGLTWGSALVPFSPLK; encoded by the coding sequence ATGGCTTATGCTGCATTTCGTTCTATAGGTGCTTATGTACCTCAAAAAATACTTACTAATGAAGAACTTTCTCATATGGTTGACACTTCAGATGAATGGATTACAAAAAGAACAGGAATAAAAGAGCGTCATATTGCTTCTAAAGATGAGTTTACAAGTGACTTAGGTGCAAAAGCTGCTCAAAAAGCATTAGATAGAAGTGGCATAGATAAATCTGAGATTGATATGGTTATAACGGCTACTATTTCACCGGATTATTTTTGTATGCCCTCAACGGCAACGGTTATTTCTACAAAACTAGGTATTAAAAATGCGACTGCTTTTGATATTTCTGCTGCATGTACAGGTTTTATTTATATTTTGGCAATTGCAAAATCATTTATAGAATCAGGAATGAAAAAAAATATTTTAATTATTGGTGCTGAAAAACTCTCTGCCATTACAGATTATAGTGACCGTGGAACTTGTATACTCTTTGGTGACGGGGCAGGGGCTGCAGTGATAAGTGCTACTGATAATAAAAGTGAAGCTATTATAGATGTACATACCGGTGCTGATGGTGAATATGCAGACTTGCTTATGACACCAAACGGTGGAAGCGGTTCTGCTCATGATGCCCTTGATGCAGAAGCAGGAACATGCTTTATGCAGATGAAAGGAAATGAAACTTTTAAAGTTGCCGTACGTACATTGACAAAAGATGTCAAAGAAATACTCGAAGATAATAACATTAAAAGTGAAGATATTAAACACTTTATTCCGCATCAGGCAAACTTGAGAATCATTAAAGCTGTCGGTGATGCCTTGAAAATGAGAGATGATCAGGTTGTTATTACTGTAGAAAAATATGGAAATACTTCCGGTGCCTCAATCCCGATGGCTATCAATGATTTATATGAAGCGGGTGAACTTGAAAAAGGTGAGTTGATGTTGCTTGACGCGTTTGGCGGAGGATTAACCTGGGGAAGCGCCCTAGTCCCATTTAGCCCGTTAAAATAA
- a CDS encoding DEAD/DEAH box helicase, translated as MQENAQQTNKQTTNEEPTITFDSLGLKPEILKSVKFAGFTIPSPIQAQAIPIILEGRDMVGQAHTGTGKTAAFSLPVLSNMKLDGSVEMLVITPTRELATQVSDEIFKYGRNLGVKTVTVYGGSSYKRQLDLIGRGASVVVATPGRMLDLLKRNMLNNFAPSVVVLDEADEMLDMGFLDDINEIFSYLPTNRQTLLFSATMPQPIKNLANRILKDPAFVSITKGETTNTDIEQEYYVIDEHERDDAIIRLMDAEDTKKAVVFCRTKSEVDRLSNVLSNAGYLANGLHGDMEQRQRETVIKGFKNDSVKVLVATDVAARGIHVNNISHVFNYHIPFDPESYVHRIGRTGRAGTKGKAITLLTPLEFKELQRIKQKVGTSMNHAFVPSKNDLKASTVDKMVKSIEDQKIYDEAHKVLDRLKEDIDEETIMFKLISMILDRQDIKGPSNIGIPADKLTAILERASKRNDSRGRNGRSRGGFRGNSRNRSGGDRNRSGGERNRDGGGYRGNRSSSNRNRNRD; from the coding sequence ATGCAAGAAAATGCACAACAAACAAACAAACAAACAACAAATGAAGAACCTACAATCACTTTTGATTCTTTAGGCTTAAAACCGGAAATACTTAAGAGTGTTAAATTTGCAGGATTTACAATACCTTCACCTATTCAGGCACAAGCTATTCCAATAATACTAGAAGGCCGTGACATGGTCGGTCAGGCACATACAGGTACAGGAAAAACAGCAGCTTTTTCACTGCCGGTTCTCTCAAACATGAAACTAGACGGCAGTGTAGAGATGCTTGTCATCACACCTACACGCGAGCTTGCAACACAGGTCAGTGATGAAATCTTCAAATACGGACGCAACTTAGGCGTAAAAACCGTTACAGTATACGGCGGAAGCTCATACAAGCGTCAACTTGACCTTATCGGACGCGGTGCTAGTGTTGTCGTAGCAACGCCGGGAAGAATGTTAGATCTTTTAAAAAGAAATATGCTTAATAACTTTGCACCAAGCGTGGTTGTGCTTGATGAAGCCGATGAAATGCTTGATATGGGATTTTTGGATGATATTAATGAAATTTTTTCATACCTTCCGACAAACAGACAGACATTGCTATTCTCAGCAACTATGCCACAGCCTATAAAAAACCTTGCAAACAGAATTTTAAAAGATCCTGCTTTTGTCTCAATCACAAAAGGTGAAACGACAAATACAGATATTGAACAAGAGTATTATGTAATTGACGAGCATGAAAGAGATGATGCAATTATTCGTCTTATGGATGCAGAAGATACAAAAAAAGCAGTAGTATTTTGTAGAACAAAATCTGAAGTTGACAGACTCAGTAACGTACTCTCAAATGCAGGTTATTTGGCAAACGGACTTCATGGAGATATGGAGCAGCGTCAACGTGAAACTGTCATTAAAGGTTTCAAAAACGACTCTGTAAAAGTTCTTGTTGCAACTGATGTTGCAGCTCGTGGTATACATGTAAACAACATTTCACACGTATTTAACTACCATATTCCATTTGACCCTGAGTCGTATGTTCACCGTATTGGTAGAACAGGACGTGCAGGTACTAAAGGAAAAGCTATTACACTTTTAACTCCTTTGGAATTTAAAGAACTACAGCGTATTAAGCAAAAAGTAGGCACTTCCATGAACCATGCTTTTGTGCCTAGTAAAAATGATTTAAAAGCTTCTACTGTTGATAAAATGGTAAAAAGCATTGAAGATCAAAAAATTTACGATGAAGCGCACAAAGTTCTTGACCGTTTAAAAGAAGATATAGATGAAGAGACAATTATGTTCAAACTTATCTCTATGATTTTAGACAGACAAGACATTAAAGGACCAAGTAATATTGGTATTCCTGCTGATAAGCTTACAGCTATTTTAGAACGTGCCTCTAAGCGTAATGACAGTCGTGGACGTAATGGAAGAAGCCGTGGTGGATTCCGTGGTAACAGTCGTAACCGTTCAGGCGGTGATAGAAATCGTTCTGGTGGAGAAAGAAATCGTGACGGTGGTGGATACCGCGGAAATAGAAGTTCTTCTAATAGAAATAGAAACAGAGACTAA
- the plsX gene encoding phosphate acyltransferase PlsX: protein MVKIAIDAMGGDFGPEPIVNGCIKALKKKKFTPILVGNKSEILPLLPKRYRDKILIIDCDDVIAMSDAATDAVKRKESSIYKAVDLVRDGVADGIVSAGHSGATMTLATLRLGRLKGVSRPALVTLMPTKTSRRSVLLDVGANVDSKPEHLAEFAVMGGCYAEDVLGIKEPSIGLLANGEEASKGNEVTKAAFKLLEGYKGFKGNVEGGDIFNGSCDVITCDGFVGNLVLKTGEGVASTISQLIKDYIKKSPIRITGALLMRKVFKLLKKEIDYAEIGGAPLIGIKGCAIVSHGKSNARAIENAIYQAISYVDTGVNEHIITRLQELKQKEI, encoded by the coding sequence ATGGTAAAAATTGCTATTGACGCAATGGGCGGGGACTTTGGTCCTGAGCCGATTGTAAACGGATGCATCAAAGCACTCAAAAAGAAAAAATTTACACCTATACTCGTAGGAAACAAATCAGAAATTTTACCTCTGTTACCAAAACGTTATAGAGATAAGATTTTAATCATCGACTGTGATGATGTTATTGCAATGAGTGATGCTGCAACAGATGCTGTTAAACGCAAAGAAAGTAGTATTTATAAAGCTGTAGATTTAGTAAGGGATGGTGTAGCTGATGGTATAGTATCGGCTGGACACAGTGGTGCAACTATGACCCTGGCTACTCTAAGACTGGGGCGCTTAAAAGGTGTTTCCCGTCCTGCATTAGTAACACTTATGCCTACAAAAACAAGTCGCCGTTCTGTACTTTTGGATGTTGGCGCCAATGTTGATTCAAAACCTGAACATTTAGCCGAATTTGCTGTAATGGGTGGCTGTTATGCTGAAGATGTTTTAGGCATCAAAGAACCGAGTATCGGTCTTTTAGCAAATGGTGAAGAAGCATCTAAGGGAAATGAAGTTACAAAAGCAGCTTTTAAACTTTTAGAAGGTTATAAAGGTTTTAAGGGAAACGTAGAAGGTGGCGATATTTTCAACGGCAGTTGCGATGTAATCACTTGTGATGGTTTCGTAGGAAACTTAGTGCTTAAAACGGGGGAGGGTGTCGCTTCAACAATTTCACAACTTATAAAAGACTACATTAAAAAATCTCCTATTCGTATCACTGGTGCACTTTTAATGAGAAAAGTTTTTAAACTGCTGAAAAAAGAGATAGATTACGCTGAAATCGGTGGAGCTCCGCTTATCGGTATAAAAGGTTGTGCTATAGTCAGTCATGGTAAAAGTAATGCAAGAGCGATTGAAAATGCAATTTATCAGGCAATAAGTTATGTAGATACAGGTGTAAATGAACACATTATTACACGACTTCAAGAGTTAAAACAAAAGGAAATCTAA
- a CDS encoding HIT family protein: protein MTQVPIFENAHLYVEKEASEIPWLKIFTKEPYKELGDVPKELRLQLFEVFDIIEDEMKKYYKPTKINMASFANMLPRVHLHVMARFENDSYFPNPMWGAKLRDADLDLPDEEEFHKRVVEALKQLSLD, encoded by the coding sequence ATGACTCAAGTTCCCATCTTTGAAAATGCTCATTTATATGTAGAAAAAGAAGCCAGTGAAATTCCCTGGCTGAAAATCTTCACAAAAGAGCCCTACAAAGAGTTGGGAGATGTTCCAAAAGAGTTGCGCCTGCAGCTCTTTGAAGTCTTTGATATCATTGAAGACGAAATGAAAAAATACTACAAACCTACAAAAATCAATATGGCTTCGTTTGCAAATATGCTCCCACGTGTACATTTACATGTAATGGCAAGATTTGAAAATGACAGCTACTTTCCTAACCCGATGTGGGGTGCAAAATTAAGAGATGCTGATTTGGATTTACCTGATGAGGAAGAGTTTCATAAAAGAGTTGTTGAGGCTTTAAAACAGCTCAGTCTAGACTGA
- a CDS encoding CDP-alcohol phosphatidyltransferase family protein — MKFLWTPSSHFNLANMFTFVNITAGLMATYFITQNNFTLAIILAWIGGAFDIFDGKIARKYKLSNEFGVQLDSFADFLSFVLVPVFLIFQASYAPSLHGFWLIVAAIVSIYYVISGLRRLIHFNLNADAGAIEKYFTGVPTPLGAILLWLVYLLNAYNILPAYGVMFCMLVIGWSLNSTIKVRHP, encoded by the coding sequence ATGAAATTCTTATGGACACCCTCTTCACACTTTAATCTTGCAAATATGTTTACATTTGTCAACATTACAGCCGGTCTTATGGCAACCTATTTTATAACACAAAACAATTTTACTTTAGCAATAATTTTAGCATGGATTGGCGGTGCTTTTGATATCTTTGACGGTAAGATTGCCAGAAAATATAAACTTTCAAATGAGTTTGGTGTACAACTTGACAGTTTTGCAGATTTTTTAAGTTTTGTGCTTGTACCTGTGTTTTTAATATTTCAAGCTTCTTATGCACCGTCTTTGCATGGATTTTGGCTTATTGTAGCAGCAATTGTAAGTATATACTATGTAATATCAGGACTTCGCCGTCTTATACATTTTAATTTAAATGCAGATGCCGGTGCGATTGAGAAGTATTTTACAGGAGTGCCTACTCCGCTTGGAGCGATTCTTCTTTGGCTTGTATATTTGTTAAATGCGTATAATATTTTACCGGCATACGGAGTTATGTTTTGTATGTTGGTGATTGGATGGAGTCTAAATTCTACTATTAAAGTACGACATCCGTAA
- the metK gene encoding methionine adenosyltransferase, with the protein MTKEYIFTSESVTEGHPDKMADQISDAILDYIIEHDANARVACETMVSNGFCVIAGELKTTAYAPMQEIARQVIRDIGYTDATYGFDYRSAAVLNGIGEQSPDINQGVDQAGGEIGAGDQGLMFGYACRETDVLMPLPIHLSHRLTERLAAVRKEGIVPYLRPDGKAQISVKYVGDKPVSVETVVISTQHAPEVSQEQIHKDVIEEVIRKVIPVQMMDENTVFHINPTGKFVIGGPQGDAGLTGRKIIVDTYGGSCPHGGGAFSGKDPTKVDRSAAYAARWVAKNLVAAGACDKVTIQVAYAIGVVQPVSIMVDTHNTGKVAEEKIEACVKDIFDLSPAGIIKSLDLLKPIYRKTAAYGHFGREEAGFNWERTDKVDEIKEYLSI; encoded by the coding sequence ATGACGAAAGAGTATATATTTACTTCAGAGTCTGTAACAGAAGGGCACCCTGATAAGATGGCAGATCAAATCAGTGATGCAATTTTGGATTATATTATTGAGCATGATGCCAATGCACGCGTTGCGTGTGAAACAATGGTATCAAATGGTTTTTGTGTAATTGCAGGCGAACTGAAAACGACGGCTTATGCCCCAATGCAAGAGATTGCAAGACAAGTAATTCGAGATATCGGATATACAGATGCAACATATGGCTTTGATTATAGATCAGCCGCAGTTTTAAACGGAATAGGTGAACAGTCACCGGATATCAACCAGGGTGTTGATCAGGCAGGGGGTGAAATAGGCGCAGGTGATCAAGGTTTAATGTTCGGTTACGCTTGTCGTGAGACAGATGTTCTTATGCCTTTACCGATTCACTTATCACATCGTTTAACAGAGCGATTGGCCGCAGTCAGAAAAGAAGGTATAGTTCCTTACCTACGTCCTGATGGAAAAGCACAAATCAGTGTAAAATATGTAGGAGATAAACCTGTATCAGTTGAAACTGTCGTTATTTCTACACAGCATGCTCCTGAAGTTTCTCAAGAGCAGATTCACAAAGATGTAATCGAAGAGGTAATACGAAAAGTAATTCCTGTCCAAATGATGGATGAAAATACAGTTTTTCATATTAATCCAACAGGAAAGTTTGTAATTGGTGGCCCTCAGGGAGATGCCGGTCTTACAGGTCGTAAAATAATAGTAGATACATACGGAGGAAGCTGCCCGCATGGTGGTGGTGCATTTTCCGGAAAAGATCCAACCAAGGTTGATAGAAGCGCTGCATATGCTGCTCGCTGGGTTGCAAAAAACCTTGTAGCTGCAGGTGCATGTGATAAAGTTACAATTCAAGTTGCCTATGCAATCGGCGTTGTCCAGCCCGTTTCTATTATGGTTGATACACACAATACGGGCAAAGTTGCTGAAGAGAAAATTGAAGCTTGTGTAAAAGATATTTTTGATCTTTCACCGGCAGGTATTATTAAATCATTGGATTTATTAAAACCGATTTATCGAAAAACGGCAGCTTATGGACATTTTGGTCGTGAAGAAGCCGGCTTTAACTGGGAAAGAACAGATAAAGTTGATGAAATAAAAGAGTATTTAAGCATCTAA
- a CDS encoding DoxX family protein, whose product MFINPDIAKLLLRVSLGVLILFHGIHKVIHGIGGVKSMVVSAGLPEFFAYGVYVGELIAPIFIILGLYARVASTVLALNMFVAIYLAYGFSLTLSKFGGLAWETPLFYFIMSLLVVLLGSGKYAVNSK is encoded by the coding sequence ATGTTTATAAATCCGGATATAGCAAAATTATTGCTCAGAGTCAGTTTAGGTGTTTTGATTCTTTTTCACGGTATTCATAAGGTGATACATGGAATCGGCGGAGTGAAGAGTATGGTTGTGAGTGCAGGATTGCCGGAGTTTTTTGCCTATGGTGTTTATGTTGGAGAATTAATTGCTCCAATATTTATTATACTAGGATTGTATGCGAGAGTTGCTTCTACAGTTCTGGCACTGAATATGTTTGTTGCCATATATTTGGCCTATGGGTTTTCTCTGACGCTTTCAAAATTCGGAGGGCTTGCATGGGAAACTCCATTGTTTTACTTTATAATGTCTTTACTTGTTGTGTTGTTAGGTAGTGGGAAATATGCAGTAAATTCTAAATAG
- a CDS encoding zinc-dependent peptidase: protein MNYYFALLLLMISIGLTLFGAYFIYTFYKQKKLQNILAQPIRKEYIDILDNIPLYGRLNEKEKQQIYKSILIFINTKEFVGINIGVTEEMKIVIAFHACLLLLHVELVSCYENLATVLIYPHTMVAKQVSANGGIYTKGEFFLEGQSASDTVIVAWHDAKKDAYHLHENNVMLHEFAHEIDFLDGSADGTPPLPYSKYHEWAKVLSQEFNKLSKVALRNRDWGKYKLIGSYAATNEAEFFAVVTERYFEKSEALKKHFPELFKELNSFYKVYI, encoded by the coding sequence ATGAACTACTATTTTGCTCTTTTGCTGCTAATGATAAGTATCGGACTAACGCTGTTTGGTGCTTATTTTATTTATACATTTTACAAACAAAAAAAACTGCAAAATATTTTGGCACAGCCAATCAGGAAAGAGTATATAGATATACTTGACAACATTCCGCTGTATGGCAGACTCAACGAAAAAGAAAAACAACAAATATACAAATCTATTCTTATTTTTATAAATACAAAAGAGTTTGTGGGTATAAATATTGGGGTGACAGAGGAAATGAAAATAGTGATTGCTTTTCATGCCTGTTTACTGCTTTTACATGTAGAGCTGGTGAGTTGTTATGAAAATCTTGCGACAGTCCTGATATATCCGCATACTATGGTTGCCAAACAAGTGAGTGCAAATGGCGGTATATACACCAAAGGTGAGTTCTTTCTTGAAGGCCAATCTGCGAGCGATACTGTTATTGTAGCCTGGCATGATGCCAAAAAAGATGCTTACCATCTGCATGAAAATAATGTTATGCTGCATGAATTTGCGCATGAAATAGACTTTCTTGACGGCAGTGCAGATGGGACACCGCCCTTGCCCTATTCAAAATATCATGAATGGGCAAAGGTGCTTTCACAGGAATTTAACAAGCTCTCAAAAGTAGCACTGAGAAATCGTGACTGGGGAAAATACAAGCTTATTGGCTCATATGCCGCAACAAATGAAGCAGAATTTTTTGCTGTTGTCACGGAACGTTATTTTGAAAAGTCTGAAGCCTTGAAAAAACATTTTCCAGAGCTGTTTAAAGAACTTAACAGTTTTTATAAAGTATACATTTAA
- a CDS encoding FeoA family protein, with translation MKRLIDCEKGEKVKVLKLDANYDLKQRLISFGVMKDAQIQVLEHAPRKKTIEVKVGKMRIALRAEEAELIEVEEV, from the coding sequence ATGAAAAGATTAATAGATTGTGAAAAAGGCGAGAAAGTAAAAGTTTTAAAATTAGATGCAAATTATGATTTAAAACAGAGACTAATTTCGTTTGGTGTTATGAAAGATGCACAGATTCAAGTGCTGGAACATGCGCCAAGAAAAAAAACAATAGAAGTCAAAGTCGGTAAAATGCGTATAGCGTTACGCGCCGAAGAAGCAGAATTGATTGAGGTTGAAGAAGTATGA